The following are encoded in a window of Arvicanthis niloticus isolate mArvNil1 chromosome 1, mArvNil1.pat.X, whole genome shotgun sequence genomic DNA:
- the LOC117717245 gene encoding olfactory receptor 13A1-like codes for MAINNYTTVVEFVLQGLSGDPGLQALFLAFFLLLYILALSGNTLIIIAISLNPSLHTPMYFFLANLALLDIVCTSTVLPKLLEGLVGKSTHISYKGCMTQLFFLTWFLGAELLLLTAMAYDRYVAICRPLHYSMLMSWPVCVLLAGSVWVISAASTSVHTGLMARLNFCGPNQIRHFLCEVPTLLLLSCSPTTLNNIMIVIADVYFGVVNFLLTMISYSFIISSILRIRSTEGKKRAFSTCSAHLVVVILYYSTVIYTYLQPGSGSSLENGKVVALLYTAVSPTLNPIIYSLRNKDVKVALRKLFPCLH; via the coding sequence ATGGCAATAAACAACTACACAACTGTGGTAGAGTTTGTCCTGCAGGGACTCTCTGGGGATCCTGGGCTTCAGGCTCTCTTCTTGGcctttttcttgcttctttacaTCCTGGCTCTTTCAGGAAACACCCTCATCATCATAGCCATCAGCCTCAACCCAAGTCTTCACACCCCCATGTATTTCTTCCTTGCAAACCTGGCCCTGTTGGATATCGTCTGCACATCCACTGTTCTTCCCAAGCTGCTGGAGGGTCTGGTGGGTAAGAGCACCCACATCTCTTACAAGGGATGCATGACCCAACTCTTCTTCCTGACCTGGTTTCTAGGggctgagctgctgctgctcactgccatggcctatgaccgctatgtggccatctgccgCCCGCTGCACTACAGCATGCTGATGAGCTGGCCCGTCTGTGTCCTGCTCGCAGGCAGTGTGTGGGTGATCAGTGCAGCCAGCACATCTGTGCACACTGGCCTGATGGCACGACTCAATTTTTGTGGCCCCAATCAAATTCGTCACTTTTTATGTGAAGTCCCAACACTGCTGCTTCTGTCTTGCAGCCCAACCACCCTCAACAACATCATGATTGTCATTGCAGATGTGTATTTTGGTGTGGTCAACTTTCTGTTGACTATGATATCCTACAGCTTTATCATCTCCAGCATTCTGCGCATCCGCTCCACAGAGGGCAAGAAGCGTGCCTTCTCCACCTGCTCTGCCCACCTAGTGGTGGTCATCCTGTACTACTCCACTGTCATCTACACCTATTTGCAGCCCGGCTCTGGATCCTCCTTGGAGAATGGCAAGGTTGTTGCCTTACTGTACACAGCAGTCAGCCCTACGCTGAACCCCATCATTTATTCTCTGAGGAACAAGGATGTCAAAGTAGCCCTCAGAAAGTTATTTCCCTGTCTccattga
- the LOC117719372 gene encoding olfactory receptor 13A1-like, whose translation MMNRTLVTEFLILGFSEMPHLWIPLLLSFLCLYMAAISGNLLITVTISASPALHTPMYFFLVNLAMVDILCTSTILPKLLDTMVGGRTISYGGCMAQLFFFTWSLGAELLLFSAMAYDRFVAICCPLHYSAWMGPRVCAFLAGLVWTISLTNTSVHTGLMLRLPFCSSNVIEHFFCEIPPLLKLSCAPTQLNEAMAFAADVFLAVGNFSVIILSYGFIVASILKIRSAEGKQRAFSTCSAHLIVVSMYYSTVIYTYIRPSSSYSLNKDKVVSIIYTSVAPTLNPLIYTLRNKDVKVALQRLLSCS comes from the coding sequence ATGATGAATAGGACACTGGTCACTGAGTTCCTCATCTTGGGATTCTCAGAAATGCCTCACCTTTGGATACCacttctcctcagcttcctctgcCTATACATGGCTGCAATCTCAGGAAACCTGCTCATTACGGTGACAATCAGTGCCAGCCCAGCCCTGCatacccccatgtacttctttctGGTCAACTTGGCCATGGTGGACATCCTCTGCACCTCCACCATTCTACCCAAGCTACTGGACACCATGGTAGGGGGAAGGACCATCTCTTATGGGGGCTGCATGGCTCAGCTCTTCTTCTTCACATGGTCCCTAGGGGCAGAGCTTCTGCTTTTCTCAGCTATGGCCTATGACCGCTTTGTGGCCATCTGCTGTCCCCTGCACTACAGTGCTTGGATGGGCCCCAGGGTGTGTGCATTCCTGGCTGGCCTTGTCTGGACCATCAGCCTGACTAACACCAGTGTGCACACAGGCCTGATGCTGCGACTACCATTCTGCAGCTCCAATGTGATAGAACACTTCTTCTGTGAGATTCCCCCGCTGTTGAAGCTTTCCTGTGCTCCAACACAATTGAATGAGGCCATGGCCTTTGCTGCGGATGTGTTCCTGGCTGTAGGGAATTTCTCTGTGATCATCCTCTCCTATGGCTTCATTGTGGCCAGCATCCTGAAGATACGCTCAGCTGAGGGCAAGCAACGGGCCTTTTCCACCTGCTCTGCACACCTCATTGTGGTCAGCATGTACTACTCCACTGTCATCTACACTTACATTCGCCCTTCATCCAGCTACTCACTGAACAAGGACAAGGTGGTGTCCATCATCTACACCTCGGTGGCACCCACCTTGAACCCCCTCATCTACACTCTGAGGAACAAGGATGTCAAAGTTGCACTCCAGAGACTTCTGTCTTGCTCCTGA
- the LOC117719006 gene encoding olfactory receptor 13A1-like, whose product MMSRPNQTIVTEFVLQGFSEHPSLRLLLTGCFLSLYTMALMGNTVIIALVTSSTGLHSPMYFFLCNLAAMDIICTSSVLPKALVGLVSEENTISFKGCMAQLFFLVWSLSSELLLLTVMAYDRYVAICCPLHYSSRMSPQLCGALAMSVWSICALNASINTGLMTRLSFCGPKVITHFFCEIPPLLLLSCSPTYINSIMTLMADVFYGGINFVLTLLSYGCIIASILRMHSAEGKKKAFSTCSSHLIVVSVYYSSVFCAYVSPASSYSPERSKVTSVLYSLLSPTLNPLIYTLRNKDVKLALGRLLPSFSH is encoded by the coding sequence ATGATGTCAAGGCCCAACCAGACAATAGTGACAGAGTTTGTGCTGCAAGGGTTCTCAGAGCACCCTAGTCTAAGACTGCTCCTGACAGGCTGCTTCCTGTCCCTCTACACGATGGCTCTAATGGGCAACACTGTGATCATTGCTCTGGTCACCTCCAGCACTGGCCTCCACAGtcccatgtactttttcctgTGTAACTTAGCAGCCATGGACATTATCTGCACCTCCTCTGTGCTGCCCAAGGCACTGGTTGGTCTAGTGTCTGAGGAAAACACCATCTCCTTCAAGGGGTGCATGGCCCAGCTCTTCTTCCTTGTGTGGTCCTTGTCTTcagagctgctgctgctcacaGTCATGGCCTATGACCGTTATGTGGCCATCTGTTGTCCCCTCCACTACAGCTCTAGAATGAGTCCACAGCTATGTGGGGCCCTGGCCATGAGTGTGTGGTCCATCTGTGCACTAAATGCGTCTATCAACACTGGTCTGATGACACGGCTGTCATTCTGTGGACCCAAGGTCATCACCCACTTCTTCTGTGAGAtccccccactcctcctgctctCTTGTAGCCCCACATATATAAATAGCATTATGACTCTTATGGCAGATGTCTTTTATGGAGGTATCAATTTTGTGCTTACCCTGTTATCCTATGGCTGCATCATTGCCAGCATCCTGCGCATGCATTCTGCTGAGGGCAAGAAGAAGGCCTTTTCTACCTGCTCATCTCACCTCATCGTGGTTTCTGTGTACTATTCATCTGTGTTCTGTGCCTATGTCAGTCCTGCTTCCAGCTACAGCCCAGAAAGAAGCAAAGTTACCTCGGTGCTGTACTCACTCCTCAGCCCAACCCTGAACCCCCTCATCTATACACTGAGGAACAAGGATGTCAAGCTAGCCCTGGGCAGGCTCTTACCCTCTTTCTCACATTAA